From Arachis stenosperma cultivar V10309 chromosome 2, arast.V10309.gnm1.PFL2, whole genome shotgun sequence, one genomic window encodes:
- the LOC130962952 gene encoding uncharacterized protein LOC130962952, which translates to MLEGEAEHWWQGIQQLLQQDEGDIPWDTFTDEFYKKYFPRAARDAKEMELMQLKQGNTTVAEYARKFDDLCRFSKICQGNPADFEKWKCLKFEGGLREDLMSSVVPLEIQNFAELVNKSKLVEECSKKVAIARADRREALGRDYIQYLAPQGRNFKFNGQIDRQNRNQRNGNFLARNNGNYDNNNRGEEEGGQSQQTQDISVCSRCGKDHGNRACRYGTHICFSCGEYGHISRNCPKRFVRNPARPQQQGRVFTVTAGNTNAYNSSTRGEYHTMVLFVLDNTITSYVHVKFCGQNFL; encoded by the coding sequence ATGCTGGAAGGAGAAGCTGAGCATTGGTGGCAGGGGATACAGCAACTGTTGCAACAAGATGAAGGTGATATCCCTTGGGATACTTTTACGGATGAATTTTATAAGAAGTATTTTCCGAGGGCAGCTCGTGATGCTAAGGAGATGGAACTTATGCAACTGAAACAGGGTAACACAACTGTTGCAGAATATGCCCGTAAGTTTGATGACTTGTGCCGTTTCTCCAAGATTTGTCAAGGGAATCCTGCTGACTTTGAAAAATGGAAGTGTTTGAAGTTCGAAGGGGGCCTTCGTGAGGATCTGATGAGTTCAGTAGTTCCATTAGAGATACAAAATTTTGCTGAACTGGTGAATAAAAGTAAACTAGTGGAAGAATGTTCGAAAAAGGTGGCGATAGCTCGAGCAGATCGTAGGGAAGCCTTAGGAAGAGACTATATTCAATATCTAGCCCCTCAAGGTCGTAACTTTAAGTTCAATGGTCAAATCGATCGCCAAAATAGGAATCAACGAAATGGTAACTTTCTCGCTCGTAACAATGGCAACTACGACAACAATAATCGGGGAGAGGAAGAAGGAGGTCAATCTCAGCAAACTCAGGATATTTCAGTATGCTCAAGGTGTGGGAAGGATCATGGAAATAGAGCTTGTAGATATGGGACACACATTTGTTTCTCTTGCGGAGAGTATGGACATATATCGAGGAATTGCCCAAAAAGGTTTGTTCGAAATCCAGCTAGGCCACAACAACAAGGAAGGGTTTTTACCGTAACTGCTGGCAACACTAATGCATATAATTCTTCCACTCGAGGTGAGTACCACACTATGGTTTTGTTTGTGTTAGATAATACTATAACTTCTTATGTGCATGTtaaattttgtgggcaaaattttctttaa